In Mercurialis annua linkage group LG5, ddMerAnnu1.2, whole genome shotgun sequence, a single genomic region encodes these proteins:
- the LOC126682354 gene encoding uncharacterized protein LOC126682354 yields the protein MIIASQGVVLATAMLVSTTVLFLAFSKDKSSSSSSTLRSCLLISEEKKKEKKKMKKRVKFAENVKETKGRGEEYRRQKKEEENSRICRNEIPANRIALYNGILRDRVHRMECSY from the exons ATGATCATAGCTTCTCAAGGCGTCGTCTTAGCTACAGCCATGCTGGTTTCCACCACTGTTCTGTTTCTTGCCTTCTCTAAAGATaaatcatcatcttcatcatctACTCTACGTTCTTGCTTATTAATTTCAG aggaaaagaaaaaagagaaaaagaaaatgaagaagagaGTAAAATTTGCGGAAAATGTTAAGGAGACTAAAGGAAGAGGAGAAGAGTACAGAAGACAGAAGAAAGAGGAAGAGAATTCAAGAATTTGCAGAAATGAAATTCCGGCTAATAGAATTGCTCTTTATAATGGAATTTTAAGGGATCGTGTGCATAGAATGGAATGTTCTTATTAA